Proteins encoded by one window of Arachis ipaensis cultivar K30076 chromosome B04, Araip1.1, whole genome shotgun sequence:
- the LOC107637482 gene encoding galactolipase DONGLE, chloroplastic-like, with protein sequence MASATHPPSINHVTFSQTTLPKSHSFGQVSLPMPTTNNRLHSSSSLEAQGFINTLVSNNTNKPITTTTLYNLWREVQGCNDWENLLNPLHPLLREEIIRYGQFVRASYKAFDLDPTSKRYLNCKYGKKTMLKQVGMADSSDHDYQVTKYIYATPPHINIIPPSARWIGYVAVSSDESLQTLGRRDIVITFRGTVTNLEWISNLMSALTPANLDPQDPRPDVQVESGFLSLYTSEESAAKKFGLQSCREQLLSEVSRLMRKHKGESVSITLAGHSLGSALALLLAYDIAELGLNNSSNRQEEVPVTVFSFGGPRVGNLQFKKRCEELGVKVLRIANVNDPITKLPGVVFNDDNLPWSCSCYAHVGVELLLDFFNVQNPSCVHDLDTYIRLVRNPIVNNSDRVQQQEPLMNLFMEKATHLLSTSQNNINILPQVFSAAANHHPASWLTSLSRDILFSCADELLFLALFLSSCTI encoded by the coding sequence ATGGCTTCTGCCACTCATCCACCCAGCATCAACCACGTCACTTTCTCCCAAACCACTCTCCCCAAGTCTCACTCCTTTGGCCAGGTTTCACTCCCCATGCCCACCACCAACAACCGTCTTcactcctcctcctcccttgaaGCACAGGGATTCATAAACACACTTGTCTCCAACAACACAAACAAGCCAATCACTACTACTACTCTCTACAACTTGTGGAGAGAGGTTCAAGGGTGCAACGACTGGGAAAACCTACTTAACCCTTTGCATCCTCTCCTCCGTGAAGAGATCATTCGCTACGGCCAGTTCGTGAGGGCTTCTTACAAGGCCTTCGACTTGGATCCAACCTCCAAGAGATACCTCAACTGCAAGTACGGAAAGAAAACCATGTTGAAGCAGGTAGGCATGGCTGACTCTAGTGATCATGACTACCAAGTCACCAAGTACATCTACGCCACCCCTCCTCACATCAACATTATTCCTCCCTCCGCCCGCTGGATCGGCTACGTGGCGGTCTCCTCCGACGAATCCCTTCAAACGCTTGGAAGGAGGGACATAGTCATAACCTTCCGGGGAACAGTAACGAACCTGGAATGGATTTCCAACCTCATGAGCGCCCTAACTCCTGCCAATCTGGATCCGCAAGATCCGCGCCCGGATGTCCAAGTAGAGTCAGGCTTCCTCTCACTGTACACCTCCGAGGAGAGCGCCGCCAAGAAGTTCGGCCTCCAGAGCTGCAGAGAGCAGCTCCTCTCGGAGGTGTCGCGGTTGATGAGGAAGCACAAGGGAGAGAGCGTGAGCATAACCCTGGCTGGTCACAGCCTGGGTAGCGCTCTCGCTCTCTTGCTTGCCTACGACATAGCAGAGCTCGGACTCAACAACAGTAGTAACCGTCAGGAGGAGGTGCCCGTAACCGTTTTCTCCTTCGGGGGCCCCAGGGTTGGGAACCTGCAATTCAAGAAGAGGTGCGAGGAATTGGGAGTCAAAGTTCTGAGAATAGCGAACGTGAATGACCCCATCACGAAGCTGCCTGGGGTTGTGTTCAACGACGACAACCTGCCATGGAGTTGTTCCTGTTATGCCCATGTGGGCGTGGAACTGCTTCTTGATTTCTTCAACGTCCAAAACCCTTCTTGTGTGCATGACTTGGACACCTATATTCGCCTTGTTAGGAACCCCATCGTCAATAATAGTGATAGGGTTCAACAACAAGAACCTCTCATGAACCTTTTCATGGAGAAGGCAACACACTTGCTCTCCACCTCCCAAAATAACATAAACATCTTGCCCCAAGTCTTTTCCGCCGCAGCCAACCACCACCCTGCTTCTTGGC